AATGGTCCATGCCAGGAACCCTTTCTCTAAATGCATCCATGACTTTTACTGTCAAAAAAATAGGTAATGTATGGAAGAGTTTGTTTGAGTTTATCCTTATAACATATGCGCTAATATATGTATTTAGAAGAGCTTATGTTAATTGTCTACctataagctattttgagcATATTTCTATAAGTTGTTCAGAATAACTAATGAATAATAGCTTATGCTTGTTTATAAcatattttcaacttatttcaaTAGATCACTCAAATTAACTTATGTATAAGTGCTTATATGATAAGCGCTTATTGCCATAAATGCTTAATTAAACAGTTTTTCCAAACACACCCTAATAAAGGTAAAAGAAATGGGGAAATGTATGGTAATATGTACAAATGGAGCATTGAAAAAGGAAATATATTTTGATCCAGTAAAGCTTGTTGTGAGTTCATTGACAACTCTTGATGACAGAGTTGAATGCAAAAATGAATCCATCACAGCTAGGAACGAATATCTTTGGAAAAGGGATGCTAGACCAGAAAACATTCTCGTTAAAGACACCATGGTTTGGAAGCTGGGAAAAATGTTGGGCTTTGAGTTTGAGGGTTCGGACTAGGAAGCTATACATGAGATCTCCAAAAACTACAAGAAATGTTAATTTTAGAGTCCAAAGTTTAGCATATGTCGTGACACCGACATTATATTTATTTGTTAGTGTCAGCCAAGCCAAAGCAAAGCCGATGCAATGCATTAAATAAAGATTTATGCTCAGGAAGCCTATGTTAAGATCTGTATTACCTTTTTAAGATTTCAAACAtggatattttcattttcattcccGTATCATTATCGTATCATATTCATtcaatattttatataattttgttGTATTCCTTTTTAATCCTTATAATTAATAAATGCTCCTTCAATTTCTTAGCATAAAGAACTTTTTgactaaaaaaaatttctattttTAAAGAATATTGCATTGTTTAGGTTATTCTCAATATCGTGTTGGGATCTCGTCCACTATCTAGCACTTTCTCCTATATATAAGAGAAAACTTCCCAGTAAATTTCACACCTTTCATCATCAAACATTTAATTGATTCtggtttttattttacttttgaaaagtgATTTCTATGGAAAACTCACTACTCATCATAGGCCTCTTGGCCATCGTTGTTTTGATCTCATCATCACATGCTGCTAGAGACTTGGTTAAGCCTTCCTCAATCTCTAGAACAAGTGAGTTTGCATTTTGTTTTCAATTCTCATGAAGATATGCCTCTAATCTTTTCATATACTTATTAGCCTTAATCCTACACTCATCTGGCCTTTGTATAGACAAGATTGCACAAATATTCAACATCCAACAAAAATACTTGactataaattaatatatatatatatgtatatatatataatcattcattaattaaaattttatgtcAATTTGATAATGAACAACATTTGATTTATTCATGCTTCATTGTTTGTAGTTGATGAGGATGTTAAAAAGCAAAATGACATGGCTGAAGCACTTTCACCTGGAGTTCCTGAAGTACCCTCACCAAATATTCCTGGATTTCCCTTCCCCTTCCCCTTCCCTTTCCCCTTACCTAAAATTCCAGGATTTCCCTTCCCCTTTCCCTTTCCGTTACCTAAAATTCCCGGATTTCCCTTCCCATTTCCCTTTCCGTTACCTAAAATTCCCGGATTTCCCTTCCCTTTCCCCTTCCCCTTCCCTAAAATTCCTGGATTTCCTTGCCCTCCAACTGGAGCTCCTGAAGCTCCTGGACTTCCCTTTCCCTTTCCTTTCCCCTTACCTAAAATCCCAGGAtttccctttccctttcctAAAATTCCCGGATTTCCTTTTCCCATCCCTGGAGTGCCTGGAGTAGACGGTGGCGTCCCTCGAGTAGATGGAGCTGGTGTGGCTAGCATCGGTGGCACTACTGGACCTAATGCAAATGACCACCTTCAAATCCACAACTAGAGTTATTTTCTAGAAATAAATGTTAATCATGTCATATGTTATGCTCATTTGAAAAAATGGAGGTATTTCCACCTTATAAGATTGTATTACAAAATAAATTTGATTTCATCTTTAAGAATTTTATTCCTAATAAAGTTACtactactattattattattattattttttttttattttttatttttttttacccgcgcgttgcacagaaaatttgtttattgtatttgatacatcgattcatattttaaattataaaatatttaagatgctaagaatgtaagaacaatcataataaagatgtagatatttaaaaagcataagccaaaagctttaagttttgcatatgtgaggtataactgaattttgtttgtgaagatgtatactcgtgttgcataaagggtaatgcttttgtgttttagatatgtaacaatatataaatatataattattttttaaattattaaaaatacacttacgttatagaaaaaattaattttaattttttttaactcgtacaaattttcattttacatataaaatgttcctccctgtgagatctcgtaactctaatttgttagcactaataagtttaggtcataattttacactacatatgtattaatattttttattcatcgTATTTTTCTTACTAtccaattattatagttatatcatatataaatatttttttttgaaaacgaaaTGAATAGTATTAAGAATTTGCTTGAGCCAAAATAGTCTCAAGGCCAGAGCCAGGTACAATATGAATCAGAGAAGTTCCTGAAAAACGTTGTGCAAAAGTGCACCAAACCCACCACCCACCCGCAGGGTGACCACTAGCATATTCCCAAGaaggagcctcattaaaaccttactgagAAAAACCCATTGGGAAAAACcccagcaaggaaaaagagtaccacctACTTGGGATAGCCACCCAGCTACTAGGAAACATGAAAAAAGCCCAAAACAGCATCTGAAATTCGTACACAGCTAAAACAGCAACATTTCAAAATTTTCTATGACACATAAACAGCAAACAGCAACAGTAAGCAGGCCAAACAGCAAACAGAAAACAGGCgcagcagcaacagcaaacaGGCAGCAGCGACAGCACTCAGCAACAGCAAGCAGACACCAGCAACCAGGCAAAAACAGCTGTAACAGTACTCAGCAAAAACAGACAGCAGTATCAAACGACGCAGCAGCAGTTACAGCAAAACAGAAAGCTGCAAACAGAAGCAACAGCACTCCAgaaaacagcaacagcaaacagAAAAACCAGCAAACAGCAAGCCCCTCCAGAAATTTACAAAACAGCAAAACAGCTACAAAATTGATGCGAATACTACGCCGCAAAATCTCCCATAGCTTTATGACCCTGCAAAAACACagtaagaaacaaaacaaccaGCCAAGCATGTTATGTTAGCCTTATTGTCCAACATATTTCCAAATTGGCACCTCACGAGAACATCCCTCCTTTGCGAGTTCGTCCGCCTCCATATTCCCTTCCCTCAAAATATGAGACACCCCACAACACTCCACCAATGGATATAAATAATCAATCATATTCAACTCATTAGTTAAATTCCAAGGTCTATTTTTTGTTCCGCGCACCCAATCCACAGCAAGACTTGAGTCACTCTCAATTAGTATCGAAACTATCATGAATTGCTGACAAAATAATAAGGCATACAAGATTGCCAAAACCTCTGCCTCATCAGCTCGTTTTACCTCCACCTTTCTAGAAAACTCCCCAATGACCTCCTTTGCACTATTCCTCAAAATCCCCCCAATGCCTGCTCGTCCTGATTGAAAAGAACCATCCACATTGAATTTCAAAATCTTCCCTTGAGGTGGTTTCCAAGGGATAAGAGGCCGCACACTAACCTTGGCAGTTAGATCAATTTTTGAGAAGCCCCTTTCAAACTGAGTTGCATCATAAGGACAATCTTTCCACCAAGCTCTTATCCaagtaaacaataaaaatacaTGAGACTCCCAAATGGCTTCCACATCAAAAAGTTTATCATGGAAAATCACATTATTCCTTGCCATCCATATCTCCCAGCATAATGCATAAGGAATCATCTCCCACAGAATTCTTGATGTATTTTTGCGTAACTGACTCCACTCAGCCAACAATGTCGAAACTGATTCTGGAATAGACCACATAATGCCCTCCCTCTGTAACACTGTTGTCCATAGCATCCATATCTGGGGACAATGCAAAAAAAGGTGTGCCACTGTCTCTGTTGTAGACAAGCAAAAAATACAAGATGCACCATTCTCTAAGACCACCCCCCTTTGTTCCAAGTTCTCCTTTGAAGTAATTCTGTTCTTCTGCACCTGCCACAAAAATAAAGCAATTTTTGAAGGTAAGATAGGCCTCAAGAATTGAGGGACAGACCAGCCCTCCTCAGTGAACCATCGGGCTTCCACAACTGCACACATAGACTTTACACTGTAGAGCCCCATATTATCATGTTTCCAAATTATGGAATCTCTGTCCGCCCTCTCCCCCTGTTTGGGAACCAAAGTCTGAAGGAGTGCCTGTAAATCATCATACGGTTGTCTCTCCCAACCCAGAAAATCACGTACAAAAGCAATATTCCATATCCATTGAGGACCTAAAACCGTGCCATACTCCCTCACCAATGCCCTCTTATTAACTGCTAATGCAAACACCCGAGGGAAAGCCCTTTTAGAGGCGCAGAACCTATCCAAAGATCCAACCAGAAAAATACACCACTTCCCCTCCCTATCTGACAAGCCATACCATCCCTAAAGACATTGCCCACTAACCCACTATCACGCCAAACACCATACACATCTGCCAAAGGCTTAGATAATTTTTTCACATCAGCCGGGTCAACATTAAAAGATATCAGCTGCAGTGGTAAATCATATTTTTTACAAACCACCTCCCTCCATAGAGCATCTCTCTCCCGACCAAACCGCCACACCCACTTCAAAAGCATAGCCTTATTTTTCCATTCAAGAAAACCCACTCCTAGACCTCCAAACCGGGTACCCTTACACAAGTCTTCCCATGCTATCCACATGATTTTATTTTCACCAGAAGGGCCCCCCCATAGGAATCGACGCATAATCCTCTCTATCCGTTGAATTATCCCCTTCGGAGCTTTATAGAGAGCCATATAGTACAATGGAATAGCATTGAGAACAGATTTTATCAGAACAAGTCGACCACTTAAAGTCAAGAAGCGGGAACTCCACAAACCCAATTTTGCAGTCATATTTTCCAGCACCGGATTCCAGAAAGACAATCTTCTAGGATTGCCACCCAATGGAGACCCAAGATAAATGAAAGGTAGCGTACCGATTTTAAAATTCCACCAAGTTGCAGCTTGTTGTACCATAGAAGAATTGGCATTCACCCCATAAACCGCTGATTTGTTAAAATTTACCTTCAACCATGAACTGTATAAGTAAGCTTCAATTGCCATGGCTAGAGACTGGAACTGAAGCTCatcacaatcagaaaacagcaAGGAATCATCTGCAAACTGTAAATGATTTATGCGGAACCCCGGCGCCAATTCCACTCCACATGGTGCGTCCCCTTCCAGTAACTGATTAAGCATGCAGGACATCCCGTTTGCCACAATATTAAATAGTAAAGGTGAGAGGGGATCACCCTGACGCAGTCCCTTCTGAATATTAAAGAAATCAGAAGGCGAGCCATTAACCAGGACTGCTAACGAAGCTGTTGAAACGCACACCTGCATCCAGCTAATCCATTTTTCCCCAAAACCCATTTCCTGCAGAAGCTCCAGCATAAAATCCCATTCAACATTATCATAAGCTtttgcaaaatcaattttaaatagCAATCTGGCCTTGAAGCCATGGTGTGGACAATTTCATTAGCAATTAGAGAGCAATCCGCAATCTGACGACCTGCAGTGAAAGCGAATTGATTCTGACTTAACATACATGGCAGCATCGAACTCAGACGCACAGAAAGGACTTTTGACAGCAGTTTATAAATACTTCCAATTAAGCTGATTGGCCTGTAGTCCGATATTTGCTCTTGTTCACCCCCTTTAGGAATAAGAGCTATAAAAGTGGAATTTAGACCCCTCACCAGCTGTCCTGACATGAAAAAATCATTGAAAAAACATAGCAGTTCATCTTTAATTAAATTCcagaattttttgaaaaaatccaTGCTGAAGCCATCAGGACCTGGAGCTCTATTCCCATCAAAAAATTTTACCACCTCCCATATTTCCTCCACTGTAAAATCTGCTTCCAAAAAGTGCTTTTGTGCCTCCGACACTTTATTTAATTTGCTGTTTGAGAACCACGGCCTAGGACCACCATCCTTGcggaaaaaattaataaaatgtgCTCGCATAGCTTCTTTTATCTCATCTGGGGAAGTTAACAGACGCCCACCGTACCTTAGCTACGTGATGGTTTTCTTTACTGTACGTGCCTTACACACACGGTGAAAGTATTTTGTGTTTCTGTCTCCCTCCTTCAACCACCTTACCCTTGACTTTTGTAACCATATTCTTTCCTCCTCACGGTATGCCCGCCACAAAAACTCTAAAACCATCCTTCTCTCCTTATTCAGAGCCTCTGAATCCCCCTCTGCTTCTAACTCACTCATCACCTCCTGTAATCTTTTCTCTAAATTGGCAATTTTTTCTACACCCCATGCACCCTTCTTTCTACGCCACTCTCTAATTTTTCCTCTCAATCCTCTTAGCTTTTGTTGCAACACATAACCCGACCACCCTTGATACACAGCAGATGTCCACCAAGCCTCCACTAATTCTTTAAAACCCTCCTCATCAACCCaatgattaaaataataaaatggttTTGGTCCCGAATCAGGCACCCCAAAAAATAAACCCACCGCCCTATGATCAGATACATTCCATGGTAAAACAGATTGAGAAATATTAGAGAACGTTACCAAGACCTCATCAGACACTAACCAACGATCCAAGCGACTCCAAATCCCTTCGTTCCGACTAGAAAACCAAGTATAATCGCCATTATTCAGTGGTAAATCCAGTAAATTGCTGTCTTGTACAAACTGCTGAAAGGATGAGTCACCCACATCAAGGACACGTCCTGATGTGCGTTCAGAGGCCAGTAGCACCGCATTAAAATCTCCCCTATACATACCAAACCGCCATGGCATAAAACCCGTTGCTTTAGagcttcaagacaaagactacGATCTGACACAGAATGAGGACCATAAACATTTCCAATCAGCACTGTTTGATCAATATTAGGCAACTTCACAGTCAGAAGAATAAACCACGTTTCTACGGCCACTgtcagaacctgcaaagaaCTCTCCCTCCACAAACACATCAAACCCCCAGCTGTTCCAACAGAACTAGATTCAGCATGCTGCATATTGAGACTTTTAGTCCAAGAAATTACTGTACACTCCCGAAGTTCATTCAGTTTTGTTTCCTGTAACAGAACTAGTTCTGGTTTCAAATGCAAAATTGCTTTCTTTACTGCTTCTCGCTTCGTTGTTCCTCCCAAGCCACGGACATTCCATGTCAGCCAAGGACCTGACATATTAATTGAGGTGTGGATGATTTTGGCGAATTTGAGTTTCTAAACCACGGAGCATCAAAGCCTCTGATCCTCGCGGTTTCAAACCCAAACGTTTTCCAAGTAGCCATGTTCTCTGAGCTCTAGTTGACACTCCATCCTCCCCGGGCACCGGCTCTAGAAAATCAAGTGGGAGGGGTTTCGGTTTGTTCTTGCTTCCCTTAGGACGACCCCTCTGTGATGACTTCTTTGACGAATTTGTATTCTGGCCGTTCTCTTCTAATTGAGTCTCAGggatagcagcagcagcaggcgtGACTGGACCAGGAAACACAGAAGATGGCGAAATTGGTGAGCATGAACGTATTGTTACCTCAGGTGTGGAAGCTAAGCGCACAGTAGCCTCTGGTATTGCACGATGTCGAATTATTTGGTGTGGTGATGTATGCACAAACACGTCTGTGATTCCCCTTAACTCAGAAACTTGCAAATTTTCATCAGAACCCGTAAAAGCACCGAATCCGTTTTTCTGGTTTTTCATGACAGGCAAACACGGCTTAGTTTCTGATTTGTTTGTAAATAATTGTGGGTCCCAGTTCAATGCAGAATAAGGCCAACAAATATTTGATTTCTGATTCAAATCATCAGCATTAAAGGAATAACCAGTAACAGCAAATCCTCTTCCTTGATTTTGAATAAATTTATCCAAAATTTGTTTTCCGTTAAAACAAATCTCATCAGATTTTAAATTTTCTCTCCACACCTTAATTTCCTCAATTGAATAACCTGAATTGATGATATCCTCCAACTGTTCCTTCTGTTGCTCCCCAGAATTGATTACATTCGTATTTTGAATGTTTTTTGTAACGTGCAAAACTGTTGCCCCCTCTGCTTGCAGACGCTCAAACTTGTCGACACCCCCCTGTTCCATCTCCGGCGCCGCCACCGTAACCGGCAAAGCCACTCCCGCCGTGAGACTCACTTCTTCCAGCGCACCAGTGGATGCGGATTTACAACACGTCTTCAAGCCCTCTGCCGCACCGTCCCGAAATATCTCATCCTCTTCATCCAAAACATCATCAAACGGAATTTCTTCATCTCTCCCATCGTCTCCCCCTTCTTCCCCCATGCTTCCATCATTAGTGCTCAAATCCTCATCTGAATTGTACACTTTTACTGGTGTTGCCGGCTTCACCTCTACAGCCCCATAATCATAAGCTGTAGGATCCTTTTCAACCAAGACAATACACGACGTACCACTCACATCAACCGCCATGGTAAAACAGTGAAGAATCGGATGATGTGTACGGACCAAAATGCGAGCAAAGTCTGCTCGATGTCGCAACAAAGTAGCAGAATCAGACATAACATAGTTCCCTAGCCTGCTTCCGACGGATGTAAAGAATGCTTCACTCCACAAGCCCAGTGGTACCTGCCATAATCGAATCCAGATAAGCTGAGTTACGCCAAAAGAAAGTATTGTATAGGGCTTGATATCACACAGCTTCTGTTCCAAAAAGAAACTGCATTCTGTGATGGTTTCTTCCATCTCATCCTTTGTTTCAAATTCCAGTATCACCTCATCTGCTCCCAGGGGAATTAAACGAAAATTGAACAAACCAATCTGGCTAAATTGTTCCTGTAATATTTCCACCGGCATGGACAGTAAGGTTCGTGCCCTAGCACATCTCAGAACCCATTCTTCATCTAAGTCAGAATCCACCACACGTAATTGGCATGTTGCAGGTTGGACTGCAGCACCAATAAGCCCTAACTTGACGTCTGTTGCTGGAGACGGTTCTTGCTTCCTCCCCTGCTGTTGTGCTTTGGGTCTCCACACTTTCCCCGGAACATTTTCCCCTGGTTTATGAGCCACAGGTGTGCGCAAAGGTCGctgaatattttctttttgaaccACCAGGTATGTGCCATCTAGCCTCATACCATGGAACATACGAATTGCTTCCCAGGCCTCATCATTACAATGAAAACGAAGGAAGCCGAAGCGAAAACGCCGGTGATACTTTTTCTTCTGCTGAATGAAGACACTCCTCAGTCGTCCTGCCCTTTCAAAGACTGATCGCAATCTCTGGGTTGTCATTCTATCACCTAAACCATCCACAAAAACTGAGAATGACTCAGGTTGATGTTTGCTTCTTTGAGTCCCATGAATTCTTGACTGGTTTATTGGATCTTGCTGTTGTCTATGTTGTTGCACGTTTGCTCCCTGTTGATTAAACCATGGTTGCTGCCGAGTTGTTTGATGATCCGTTTGTCTCCCAATTCCGCCATTATTAGTATTTCTTCCATCTCGTTCCGAATGTGTACCTTGCTGTCTGAAAGCTGTACGTTCAGCTCCATAACCCCGATGATGTTTCTGGTATTGGCCCCCTCTGGCTCCCGTGGAGTAGTTTGAAAGCCGCCACCTTGGAGATCCCTCCCACCGCCGTACAGCCTCCGATTGACTCCAAGGCCGGTGCCACCGCGCCGGAGGTCTCCAACCAgaccctttctctctctctctctcatctaCAACTTAAGCAAAATAACAATACattcatatataaatatacactcttaaaattttgaaaacaatactaaaattaattatattaaattttttctattaaaataatatcaatcaattagtttagaatataatgattgtataaaaaaagtataatggtactttttatataaaataaaatctcacgtagatagcattatagtagtttaaaattaaaacatatcaattgaaaattatacgcaaatacaaacaacagcCGCTTTTAGGTTTCATAAGGATAAGCAGTAGAAAATTGTGTGCATCTCCAAAACATatatttctagtgtttttacggtgaaatttgctcttgtgtttgAAAAGGCCTGGATCAATACCTTGGTTTATATAAATTTGACATGCTAAAAACACTATTTGTTGAGATTCTTACTGGATGGAATTAAGAAACTAACAAAGATAACTATTTAATAAAACAACTCCACAACACAAATGAAATACCACAGACCTCGTGAAATCTCACAtaatttttatgtatatttacACCTAAAGTCATTAGAAATACAGAACAATTTACTTAAATCATATATGAAATGTAATTTTCTTATTATGTTGACATTAAAGCATTTCCATGCTAAAATGTTCTTTTCCGTATGAGCTTTTTGCCATgtaatttgaacaaaataaaataaaaatagactatattattatgtagaaCATGTTTTTTTAAAGATTATGTAGAACATGTTTAATATGAAGTTACATTGTAAAATAGTGAcatcttattaaaatttatttttctgttaattttacatgaattttcatgtaaaatgttcatccccgtgggaactcttaaccctatagtttaacttaaacaaaaatacactatatatgtattaatgttttctaatctccgcacgacacactttaatcatcaaattatcatgcctttatatttatttctttttaaaactttcaaaaagttatgaaaaaagtaatcacatcatattgattttttatttacaactcataggaattagatttcgacctatgagttcaaacaatcactttttagCCATGCGTTGCACGAAGAACTTTCTCTTGTGGTTAAGACACGTTCAATACCATAATTTAGCAATATTTTCATATACTAAATGACATACTTAATGAGAGATATATAATGCTACATAATGTGTTCCTCTAATTTGATTTCCCTCTATTTATAGCTCATCTCATCCTAGTACTAAGTAACTACTATAATAACATCAAACTAACCTAGCAGTCCCTGATTAATTTCCCCTTCTGTTACATCCttacatgagtttgaaaatttaagtgAACACACTTCTCTTAGGTGATAAATGGAATAATATAGAAACAACCGCAGTCCGCAGCTACTGAGAAACTCTGCCACATTCACCTAGAaaccatcaaatctctgcgtgtccatggtagctctgtggaccctcagcaccagatCAGCTCCCTTTTCctgtaattaatatttaataaaaataagacaatttaagaaaaatcaagaaataaacaacctaaatcctaatcaaatctaaaatttaaaaaggtactaattaaatatagataaaaactatcaaaatctagcaaatcacaataaaaacttataaaatcataaattaaataaaaacccgaaaattcaataaagacaccataaaaattaattaataacctcaaaataaaataaaagaacctcaaaaaaatcaagaaataaacaacctaaatcctaattaaaactaaaattttaaaaagtactaattaaaaatagataaaaactaccaaaatctagcaaatcacaataaaaactcataaaatcctgaattaaataaaaatccgaaaattcaataaaagtacgataaaaactaattaatactctcaaaataaaataaatacccaagaaaaaatcaagaaataaacaacttaaatcctaatcaaatctaaaatttaaaaaggtcaaCATGTGCTTGGATAACTTGttgtatttttcttcatattttttgtcaacacgtgattttgtttataaatgccttaaatttaaatcaagtttcctattcaaaaaattaattcaaacggctttttgtgttttccaatatacaattttttttaaaaaaaatatacactaactatttagaattattcaatttgtatatattttattaaaaacaacattcaatacgatgctataattaataaaatagggTCAGGAATAACAAAGTGAAGTATGCAACTTTAGATGACATTATGTGTTGATTAAACAACAAAACTACATGCATATGTGTACTGTAACAAACACTGAAGTTGTTAAATTCTAGAGTGCAGTCCACAATATAGAGAAGACAAATCCAAGAAAAGAAAGGTGAGCAAAAACAATGATCACAATTCAAATAACATATCAAAAACATATAACACAAAACGGTTTCTATTTCTATGTTAGCTTACCTCTTCAATTAATTTATTCCTCATTCACGGTCTCTGAAACAGACAGCTTGAAGGTCGTTCCCACATCGAACCTGAATGAAAACACGTTTACTATTTGTCAGTCAAGAAAAAGTTAAGTAAAAGTCAATTATTCAATCAAGAAGGCAGTCTCCATGGATTAAAGGTAGCATAAAGCAGCAGAAATAGAACAAAATATTGTCTATGAAAAGGGAACAAAGCAAGTTGTACGAATAGAGAAGATGGGGAAGAAGAAAGTTTAAGCCAAAGACATATAAGGActctgttgaatatctgttaagatttggtttattattaatctaacaaagaaataaaaagaaactaaatatctatctaaacctatctctatttaactatt
This is a stretch of genomic DNA from Lotus japonicus ecotype B-129 chromosome 1, LjGifu_v1.2. It encodes these proteins:
- the LOC130732001 gene encoding U1 small nuclear ribonucleoprotein C-like — its product is MENSLLIIGLLAIVVLISSSHAARDLVKPSSISRTIDEDVKKQNDMAEALSPGVPEVPSPNIPGFPFPFPFPFPLPKIPGFPFPFPFPLPKIPGFPFPFPFPLPKIPGFPFPFPFPFPKIPGFPCPPTGAPEAPGLPFPFPFPLPKIPGFPFPFPKIPGFPFPIPGVPGVDGGVPRVDGAGVASIGGTTGPNANDHLQIHN
- the LOC130744569 gene encoding uncharacterized protein LOC130744569, whose translation is MSGPWLTWNVRGLGGTTKREAVKKAILHLKPELVLLQETKLNELRECTVISWTKSLNMQHAESSSVGTAGGLMCLWRESSLQVLTVAVETWFILLTVKLPNIDQTVLIGNVYGPHSVSDRSLCLEALKQRVLCHGGLQFVQDSNLLDLPLNNGDYTWFSSRNEGIWSRLDRWLVSDEVLVTFSNISQSVLPWNVSDHRAVGLFFGVPDSGPKPFYYFNHWVDEEGFKELVEAWWTSAVYQGWSGYVLQQKLRGLRGKIREWRRKKGAWGVEKIANLEKRLQEVMSELEAEGDSEALNKERRMVLEFLWRAYREEERIWLQKSRDGGPRPWFSNSKLNKVSEAQKHFLEADFTVEEIWEVVKFFDGNRAPGQLVRGLNSTFIALIPKGGEQEQISDYRPISLIGSIYKLLSKVLSARLLFKIDFAKAYDNVEWDFMLELLQEMGFGEKWISWMQVCVSTASLAVLVNGSPSDFFNIQKGLRQGDPLSPLLFNIVANGMSCMLNQLLEGDAPCGVELAPGFRINHLQFADDSLLFSDCDELQFQSLAMAIEAYLYSSWLKVNFNKSAVYGVNANSSMVQQAATWWNFKIGTLPFIYLGSPLGGNPRRLSFWNPVLENMTAKLGLWSSRFLTLSGRLVLIKSVLNAIPLYYMALYKAPKGIIQRIERIMRRFLWGGPSGENKIMWIAWEDLCKGTRFGGLGVGFLEWKNKAMLLKWVWRFGRERDALWREVVCKKYDLPLQLISFNVDPADVKKLSKPLADVYGVWRDSGFCASKRAFPRVFALAVNKRALVREYGTVLGPQWIWNIAFVRDFLGWERQPYDDLQALLQTLVPKQGERADRDSIIWKHDNMGLYSVKSMCAVVEARWFTEEGWSVPQFLRPILPSKIALFLWQVQKNRITSKENLEQRGVVLENGASCIFCLSTTETVAHLFLHCPQIWMLWTTVLQREGIMWSIPESVSTLLAEWSQLRKNTSRILWEMIPYALCWEIWMARNNVIFHDKLFDVEAIWESHVFLLFTWIRAWWKDCPYDATQFERGFSKIDLTAKVSVRPLIPWKPPQGKILKFNVDGSFQSGRAGIGGILRNSAKEVIGEFSRKVEVKRADEAEVLAILVIKLWEILRRSIRINFVAVLLFCKFLEGLAVCWFFCLLLLFSGVLLLLFAAFCFALFLPGCWCLLAVAECCRCCLFAVAAAPVFCLLFGLLTVAVCCLCVIENFEMLLF